The following is a genomic window from Pseudomonas sp. FP2335.
TATCAAAGCCTAAACCCAGGCAATACTTTGCAGCACAAGCGGCAATGAACAGCCCTGCATGGGCCATTCATTGCCGCTCCCGCCGGCCAGAAGCCACGCGGCAAAGGGAATAAACCTCGGCACGCTATTTGCTCCACCTGTGGCACACGAACATTTCCCCAGGTGACCGATCATGCTGGTTAACAACAACACCCAAGCTGTGACGACCCTCCAGCAGCTCAAGCGCTCCGACATGGACCCCGCCAACGCCGCCGCCAGCGCGCTGTACAGCGGTGCGGTGCAAGCGGCGCAGCAGAGCATTACCGTGCCGGCCGCGCAGAAGGAACTGGACAAGGCCGCCGACCGTATCGACGAAGCCTTCGCCAAGACCCGCGTGCAGTTGCAGGCGGCAACCACGGATGTTCCAGCGGTCAATGCCACGTCGGCGGCACGTTCGGAATTCACCGACTACATGAGCAAGACTCCGGCCGAGCGTATCCGTGAACAATTGCTCAAGGAACAGGGTTTGACCGAAGCGGATGTGCAGAACATGACGCAGGAAAAGCAGGACGCGATTTCCAAGCAAGTGGCCGAGCGTTTGAAGCAGCAGCAAGAGCAGCAGGTTGCCGCCAAGGCCACTGACCCGGCTCAAAGCGTAAAAGAAACCCTCGCCGCAATCTAAAACGCAACCTGTAGTGAGCGGGCTTGCCCCGCGCCGGGCGGCGAAGCCGCCCCAAACAGATCGCCGCGGAGGATCAGGAAGACCGAGGTGCCTGGATTTGGGGCGGCTGCGCCGCCCAGCGCGGGCAAGCCCGCTCACTACGGGTGTTATTGCAGTTGCAGGGTCGAATTGAACTGACTGATCGCATCCACCACGTGCCGTGACCCTTCCTGGATTTCCAGGATCACCTGCCCTGCCTCATTCGCCAGTTCCACACCCAGCCCCGTGCGGCTCAGGCTCGATTGCATGCTCGACACCGCGCTCAGCGAAAGGTCGTGGTTCTTGCGTACAACGTCGACAATCTCCACCGTCGCCTGGCTGGTGCGCCCCGCGAGGCTGCGCACTTCATCGGCCACCACCGCAAAGCCGCGCCCATGCTCACCTGCCCGTGCGGCTTCAATGGCGGCATTGAGCGCGAGCATGTTGGTCTGCTCGGCAATGCTGCGGATGGTCTGCACGATGGCGCCGATGATGTCCGACTGCTTGCTCACCGCGTCGATACTCACGGCGGCCTGGTTCAAGTCCTGGGAAATTCCTTCGATGATCTGCACGGTTTGCTGCACCACCTCCGAACCTTTGCGCGCGCAGGCGTCGTTTTGTACCGATGTGGCGTGGGCCGAATCGGCAGCGTTGCGTAGGGTCGAGACCTGGTCGGTGATGTCGCTGGCGAACTTCACCACTTTGTACAGGCGCCCATTGGTGTCGAAGATCGGGTTGTAGGACGCTTCCAGAAACAGCGTCTTGCCGTATTTGTTTTTGCGCTCAAAGCGGTGAGAGTGATATTCGCCGCGGTTCAGCGACGCCCAGAACGCCTTATAGGCGGGCGATTCGACCTCGCTGCGGTGGCAGAACATGCTGTGATGCTGGCCGATGATTTCGTCCAGGGAGTACTGCACGGTGCGCAAGAAGTTGTCGTTGGCGTTGAGGATCTGCCCTTGCGGAGTAAACTCGATCACCGCCATGGAGCGGCCGATGGCATCGATCAGGCTCTGGTTTTCGTGTTCATGGTGGACCCGCGCGGAAATATCCGACGCCACCTTGATGACACTCTGTACCTGATTGTCACTGTCCAGCACCGGCATGTAGCTGGCTTCAAGCCAGACCTCCTCGCCGTGCTTGTTCAAGCGCATGAAGGTGCCACTGATGGCCTCCCCCCGCGCCAGGTCGCGCCAGAGCTTGGCGTAGGGCTCGGTTTGGGTGTAGGCCTCGTCGCAAAAAATCCGGTGATGCTTGCCGCGAATTTCCTCGGCGCTGTAACCCATGGTTTTGCAGAAGTTGTCGTTGGCATCCAGGATCACTCCATTGCGATCGAACTCGATCATCGCCATCGAACGGCTGATGGCGGCGAGTTTGGCGTTGGCTTCGGTCAGGGCGCAGGAGAAACGTTCGATTTCGCGCAGATCGGCTTTGTGATGGCGGTTGAACATGGTCAGGTCACCCTTGAGTCCCGGCGCCTGGAAGGCGCATTCCATTCATCAGTTGGATACTGCTGGCACGCTTTTCATGGGAAACAAACCATCCGAAACGTTTTATATGCCAAGTGTCATCATCGGTTTTGGATGAGCATAGACAGGGCTCGGCGCTACGCAAGGCCACTAGTCAGCCAGCGTTTTCAACAACGCGCGGGCGGC
Proteins encoded in this region:
- a CDS encoding methyl-accepting chemotaxis protein, which gives rise to MVKFASDITDQVSTLRNAADSAHATSVQNDACARKGSEVVQQTVQIIEGISQDLNQAAVSIDAVSKQSDIIGAIVQTIRSIAEQTNMLALNAAIEAARAGEHGRGFAVVADEVRSLAGRTSQATVEIVDVVRKNHDLSLSAVSSMQSSLSRTGLGVELANEAGQVILEIQEGSRHVVDAISQFNSTLQLQ